From a single Diceros bicornis minor isolate mBicDic1 chromosome 6, mDicBic1.mat.cur, whole genome shotgun sequence genomic region:
- the ZNF239 gene encoding zinc finger protein 239: ILEEIASTITGREDYIVTLQGEVYGNPELDLSSCQKSASSNISRNKSSVVTLQSDNVKNIESEEYLSLKVPGQMTMQDSSVMFCKNEPQDPQESKSLFVTEESTERKVIGEKSPPRDHCSENLQIKFVSDVTELVSPLFSGEAICQNGQLKEYLDPLDCNHKDSCGWKSQVASRSHQRAHTEEKPCNRYHCGKILNTSSDGHPREKIHTAEKRYRCSRCGEDFNESSALLLHQRAHTGEKPYKCEQCGKGFTRSSSLLIHQAVHMDEKPYKCDKCGKGFTRSSSLLIHHAVHTGEKPYKCDKCGKGFSQSSKLHIHQRVHTGEKPYECGECGMSFSQRSNLHIHQRVHTGERPYKCGECGKGFSQSSNLHIHRCIHTGEKPYQCYECGKGFSQSSDLRIHLRVHTGEKPYHCGKCGKGFSQSSKLLIHQRVHTGEKPYECSKCGKGFSQSSNLQIHQRVHRKDPC; encoded by the coding sequence ATTTTGGAAGAGATAGCCAGTACAATAACTGGGAGAGAGGATTATATTGTGACTCTTCAAGGGGAAGTGTACGGGAACCCTGAACTAGATCTTTCCTCATGTCAAAAGTCGGCATCTTCTAATATTTCCAGAAACAAGAGCAGTGTGGTAACTCTTCAAAGTGATAATGTCAAAAACATAGAAAGTGAAGAATATTTGTCTTTGAAAGTTCCAGGCCAAATGACCATGCAGGACTCCTCAGTGATGTTCTGTAAGAATGAGCCCCAGGATCCTCAGGAAAGCAAAAGTCTATTTGTAACTGAAGAAAGCACTGAGAGAAAAGTAATAGGGGAGAAAAGTCCTCCCAGGGACCATTGTTCAGAGAACCTTCAAATTAAATTTGTGTCTGATGTAACAGAACTGGTCTCGCCATTGTTCAGTGGTGAGGCAATCTGCCAGAATGGCCAGCTGAAAGAATACTTGGATCCCCTAGACTGTAACCACAAAGACAGTTGTGGTTGGAAATCACAGGTGGCCAGTCGTAGTCATCAGAGAGCTCATACAGAAGAGAAACCCTGTAACCGATATCACTGTGGGAAAATACTGAACACCAGCTCAGATGGCCATCCACGTGAGAAAATCCACACTGCAGAGAAACGATATAGATGTAGTCGGTGTGGTGAGGACTTCAATGAGAGCTCAGCACTCCTACTTCATCAGAGAGCCCACACAGGAGAAAAGCCCTACAAATGTGAGCAGTGTGGGAAGGGCTTCACCAGGAGCTCAAGTCTCCTCATCCATCAAGCAGTCCACATGGATGAGAAACCTTACAAATGCGACAAGTGTGGGAAGGGCTTCACGAGGAGTTCAAGTCTGCTCATTCATCACGCAGTGCACACAGGCGAGAAACCTTATAAATGTGACAAGTGTGGGAAAGGCTTTAGTCAGAGCTCCAAACTGCACATCCACCAGCGAGTACACACTGGCGAGAAGCCCTATGAGTGTGGGGAGTGTGGTATGAGCTTCAGTCAGCGCTCTAACCTGCACATCCACCAGCGAGTCCACACGGGAGAGAGGCCCTACAAATGTGGAGAGTGCGGGAAGGGCTTCAGTCAGAGTTCAAACCTTCACATTCACCGGTGCATACACACAGGGGAGAAGCCCTACCAGTGCTATGAGTGTGGGAAGGGCTTCAGCCAGAGCTCAGATCTCCGCATCCATCTCAGAgtccacactggagagaagccctaTCACTGCGGCAAGTGTGGGAAGGGATTTAGCCAGAGCTCCAAACTACTCATCCACCAGAGAGTGcacactggagaaaagccctATGAGTGCAGCAAGTGTGGGAAGGGCTTCAGCCAGAGCTCCAACCTCCAGATCCACCAGCGGGTTCACAGGAAAGATCCCTGTTAA